A window of Nicotiana tabacum cultivar K326 chromosome 24, ASM71507v2, whole genome shotgun sequence contains these coding sequences:
- the LOC107775933 gene encoding amino acid transporter AVT3B-like, whose product MAFGCNGKAAIGESSKGHLLPKEETPILENSKSCLPKTFANFFIAIVGAGVLGLPYTFMRTGWITGLVTLFSVAALTYHGMMLLIHTRKRLDLSLIGDSKISSFGDLGFVVCGPIGRFAVDVMIVLAQVGFCIGYLIFIGNTLSHLLSLSKGFGIPLFSSAKSLYIWGCFPFQLGLTSIPSLTLLAPLSIFADVAQIGAMGVVMVEDVLTFTNQWPSDIHAFGTVSTFFYGLGVALYSFEGVGMAIPLEAEMKDKSKYGKILALSMFLIALMYGTFGVMGYFAFGSSTKDIVTSNMAKGILSTLVKVGLCINLFFTFPLMLNPAFEVFERRFCDGNYCVWMRWILVLGVTLVALLVPNFADFMSLVGSSTCCALGFILPALFHYQVFKEDMDRKGAFFDLGLIALGVFFGVSGTWYSLVEMFADAKIV is encoded by the coding sequence ATGGCCTTTGGCTGCAATGGAAAAGCTGCCATTGGCGAATCATCAAAAGGACATCTTTTGCCTAAAGAAGAAACCCCTATTCTTGAAAATTCAAAATCTTGTCTTCCTAAAACATTTGCCAATTTCTTTATTGCTATTGTTGGGGCTGGtgttcttggtcttccttatactTTTATGAGAACTGGTTGGATTACTGGCCTTGTCACCCTTTTTTCTGTTGCTGCTTTAACTTATCATGGTATGATGCTTTTAATCCATACAAGAAAAAGACTTGATCTTTCCTTAATTGGTGATTCAAAGATTTCTTCTTTTGGCGATCTTGGTTTTGTTGTTTGTGGTCCTATAGGTAGATTTGCTGTTGATGTTATGATTGTTTTAGCTCAAGTTGGATTCTGTATTGGATATCTTATTTTTATTGGCAATACTTTGTCTCACCTTTTGAGTTTGTCAAAAGGTTTTggtattcctttgttttcctcTGCTAAGAGTTTGTACATATGGGGTTGTTTTCCATTTCAATTGGGATTAACTTCTATTCCCTCATTGACACTTTTAGCCCCTTTGAGTATATTCGCGGACGTAGCACAAATTGGTGCAATGGGCGTAGTTATGGTTGAGGATGTGCTGACTTTTACGAATCAATGGCCGTCGGATATACATGCTTTCGGGACAGTTTCCACCTTCTTTTATGGATTAGGCGTCGCGCTTTATTCATTTGAAGGAGTTGGAATGGCTATACCTTTAGAAGCAGAAATGAAAGACAAGTCAAAGTATGGGAAAATATTGGCTTTGTCAATGTTCTTGATTGCTTTAATGTATGGAACATTTGGAGTGATGGGGTATTTTGCATTTGGTTCAAGTACAAAGGATATAGTCACATCTAATATGGCTAAAGGAATATTAAGCACATTGGTAAAAGTTGGTCTTTGTATTAATTTGTTCTTCACATTTCCCTTGATGTTAAATCCAGCTTTTGAGGTATTTGAGAGGAGATTTTGTGATGGAAATTATTGTGTTTGGATGAGATGGATACTTGTTTTGGGAGTGACATTAGTGGCTTTATTGGTTCCTAATTTTGCTGATTTTATGTCATTGGTTGGTAGCAGTACTTGTTGTGCACTAGGATTTATTTTGCCAGCACTATTTCATTATCAGGTATTTAAAGAAGATATGGATCGAAAAGGAGCATTTTTTGATTTGGGATTAATAGCCTTAGGGGTGTTTTTTGGAGTTTCTGGTACTTGGTATTCCCTAGTTGAGATGTTTGCTGATGCCAAAATTGTTTAA